The following are encoded together in the Mumia sp. Pv4-285 genome:
- a CDS encoding metal-dependent phosphohydrolase yields the protein MHPRIRLELAKRWSEPHREHHDTDHLAEVVRAVDLLASSGMAFDIDTVNTAAWFHDAVYDVHRADNVERSATLAQRWLGPGEGDRIAQVVMATTDHVAATGDVESAVLCDADLSILGADTERYDRYAHAIRVENLHVPDAEYRRLRSRVLARYQARSELFATAAARELWEDQARENLARELTRLGRPVAV from the coding sequence GTGCACCCCCGCATACGGCTCGAGCTGGCGAAGCGCTGGTCCGAACCACACCGTGAGCATCACGACACGGACCACCTGGCAGAGGTCGTCCGCGCCGTGGACCTCCTCGCGTCCTCCGGGATGGCGTTCGACATCGACACCGTGAACACGGCCGCGTGGTTCCACGACGCCGTGTACGACGTCCACCGTGCCGACAACGTCGAACGCTCGGCGACGCTGGCGCAGCGTTGGCTGGGGCCGGGCGAGGGAGACCGCATCGCCCAGGTCGTCATGGCGACCACCGACCACGTCGCGGCCACGGGCGATGTCGAGAGCGCGGTGCTGTGCGACGCCGATCTGAGCATCCTCGGCGCCGACACGGAGCGCTACGACCGGTACGCCCATGCCATCCGGGTCGAGAACCTGCACGTCCCCGACGCCGAGTACAGGCGGCTGCGTTCCCGCGTCCTCGCCCGCTACCAGGCACGTTCCGAGCTGTTCGCGACTGCGGCGGCCCGTGAGCTCTGGGAGGACCAGGCCCGGGAGAACCTGGCCCGTGAGCTGACGCGCCTCGGTCGCCCCGTCGCGGTGTAG
- a CDS encoding XdhC family protein: protein MRDVLDELLETWKSGETAGVATVVQTFRSAPRPAGASMVVAPDASAYGSVSGGCVEGAVYELAQEVVGSGAPTLQRYGVSDDDAFAVGLTCGGILDVFVEPVSQSTFPELGEVAADIESGRPVAVATVIAHPEAGWLGRRMVVRPEQATGSLGSDRADAAVADDVRGLLAAGRTATLTYGPDGERRGEGMRVFVASYAPKPRMLVFGAIDFAAAVARQGAFLGYQVTVCDARPVFTTAARFPDAHEVVVSWPHKYLAKQVEAGAIDERTVICVLTHDPKFDVPLLELALRLEPPHRPAFVGAMGSRRTHDDRLARLRDAGLAEDELARLSSPIGLDLGARTPEETAVSIAAEIIALQWGGRGDRLTERDGRIHHEVE from the coding sequence ATGCGCGACGTGCTCGACGAGCTGCTGGAGACGTGGAAGTCCGGAGAGACCGCCGGGGTCGCCACTGTGGTGCAGACCTTCCGGTCGGCGCCGCGACCGGCCGGCGCCTCGATGGTCGTCGCACCGGACGCCAGCGCGTACGGCTCGGTGTCCGGCGGCTGCGTCGAGGGCGCGGTGTACGAGCTGGCGCAGGAGGTCGTCGGGTCGGGTGCCCCGACGCTCCAGCGGTACGGCGTGAGCGATGACGACGCGTTCGCGGTCGGACTCACCTGCGGCGGCATCCTCGACGTGTTCGTCGAGCCGGTGTCGCAGTCGACCTTCCCGGAGCTCGGTGAGGTCGCTGCCGACATCGAGTCCGGCCGACCGGTGGCCGTCGCCACGGTGATCGCGCACCCGGAGGCCGGCTGGCTCGGGCGCCGGATGGTGGTCCGTCCCGAGCAGGCCACCGGTTCGCTCGGCTCCGACCGTGCCGATGCCGCCGTCGCCGACGACGTCCGCGGACTCCTCGCTGCCGGACGCACCGCGACCCTGACGTACGGACCTGACGGTGAGCGCCGTGGCGAGGGCATGCGCGTGTTCGTCGCGTCGTACGCCCCGAAGCCACGCATGCTGGTCTTCGGCGCGATCGACTTCGCCGCCGCGGTCGCGCGGCAGGGAGCGTTCCTCGGCTACCAGGTGACCGTGTGCGACGCCCGCCCCGTCTTCACGACGGCCGCGCGGTTCCCCGACGCGCACGAGGTCGTCGTCTCCTGGCCCCACAAGTACCTCGCCAAGCAGGTCGAGGCCGGCGCGATCGACGAGCGTACGGTCATCTGCGTCCTCACCCACGACCCCAAGTTCGACGTGCCGCTGCTCGAGCTCGCGCTGCGGTTGGAGCCACCCCACCGGCCGGCGTTCGTCGGTGCCATGGGGTCGCGGCGCACCCACGACGACCGCCTCGCGCGGCTCCGCGATGCCGGGCTCGCCGAGGACGAGCTCGCACGGCTGTCGAGCCCGATCGGTCTCGACCTCGGAGCCCGTACGCCCGAGGAGACGGCGGTCTCGATCGCGGCGGAGATCATCGCCCTCCAGTGGGGCGGCCGCGGCGACCGGCTGACCGAGCGGGACGGTCGCATCCACCACGAGGTGGAGTGA
- a CDS encoding TIGR03086 family metal-binding protein: protein MPGFPDLGPATRRVTELLSGVTDDGLGDPTPCDYDVATLLDHLDGLALAFTLAARKSDDPGLDAPPAPSADHLADGWRDRIPARMAELAEAWRAPEAWTGTTKAGGVTLPAEVAGVVALDEVVLHGWDLARATGQPYDVDPEALAAVHAFVEEAARPEEAAGREGLFGPPIRLPEEAPLLDRVVALAGRSPSWPR, encoded by the coding sequence ATGCCTGGATTCCCCGATCTCGGACCGGCGACCCGTCGCGTCACCGAGCTCCTCAGCGGCGTCACCGACGACGGTCTGGGCGACCCGACGCCCTGCGACTACGACGTCGCGACCCTGCTCGACCACCTCGACGGCCTCGCCCTCGCGTTCACGCTCGCGGCACGCAAGTCCGACGACCCCGGTCTGGACGCACCGCCGGCCCCGTCGGCGGACCACCTCGCCGACGGCTGGCGCGACCGCATCCCCGCCCGCATGGCCGAGCTGGCCGAGGCGTGGCGCGCCCCGGAGGCGTGGACCGGTACGACGAAGGCGGGCGGCGTCACCCTGCCCGCCGAGGTCGCCGGCGTCGTCGCGCTCGACGAGGTGGTGCTGCACGGCTGGGACCTCGCTCGCGCGACCGGGCAGCCGTACGACGTCGACCCCGAGGCGCTCGCGGCGGTGCACGCGTTCGTCGAGGAGGCGGCGCGGCCCGAGGAGGCGGCCGGGCGCGAGGGACTCTTCGGCCCGCCGATCCGGCTGCCCGAGGAGGCCCCGCTCCTCGACCGGGTCGTCGCGCTGGCCGGCCGCTCACCGTCCTGGCCGCGGTGA
- a CDS encoding xanthine dehydrogenase family protein molybdopterin-binding subunit translates to MTVTEIGAPRRRKEDQRLITGRSRYTDNMVLPGMLHLAMVRSPFAHARITNIDSSEASAASGVVSVITGADVADIQGSLPNAWPITPDQKAPPHPAIAVDRVAFAGEVVAVVVARSKKEAQDAADLVDVDYDELPVLLDLEDAEKDTVLAHPDLGTNRSALWVFDSGEAGTGGDVERALAHADAADDEIRVDRTYYQQRLIPAFMEPRSTVVDPTSEQITMWSATQVPHILRLMLALTLGIPESKVRVIAPDVGGGFGGKLQVTPEEVITMLAARRTGKPCKYTETRSESLVAAHHGRAQVQRLSLSATRDGVVTGLKVALLADMGAYLGLVTSGVPILGAFMFPAIYKIPAYRFECTNLFTNKVWTDAYRGAGRPEATFAIERLMDDLAAELDMDPIELRRKNWITHEEFPFTTVCGLEYDSGNYEAATARALELFGYDELRAEQKRRRDEGDPVQLGIGVSTFTEMCGLAPSRVLGSLDYGAGGWEYAQVRMLPTGNVEVVTGVSAHGQGHETAWSQIVADRLGVPFENVEVLHGDTAIAQKGLDTYGSRSLAVGGMAVVAAADKVIAKAKVIAAHLLEAAEDDLEFADGTFTVRGTDQGVGLGEVSLATFAAHNLPDGVEPSLDSDATFDPENFSFPHGTHLAAMEVDTETGQVTLRKYVCVDDIGNVVNPLIVEGQVHGGLAQGIAQALFEEAVHDDAGTLVTGSFVDYLVPSAADLPAFVTDRTETASTTNALGVKGVGEAGTIASTPAIVNGVIDAVRHLGVDDILMPCSPSRVWAALQGADKGRGAEAAAPTVNSPEVAERDVASTGAVQTGTDEGTAQ, encoded by the coding sequence ATGACGGTCACCGAGATCGGCGCGCCGCGACGCCGCAAGGAGGACCAGCGCCTGATCACCGGGCGCTCGCGCTACACCGACAACATGGTGCTGCCGGGGATGCTGCACCTCGCGATGGTGCGCAGTCCCTTCGCGCACGCCCGCATCACCAACATCGACTCGAGCGAGGCGAGCGCCGCGTCGGGCGTGGTTTCCGTGATCACCGGTGCCGACGTCGCCGACATCCAGGGCAGCCTCCCGAACGCGTGGCCGATCACCCCGGACCAGAAGGCGCCGCCGCACCCGGCCATCGCCGTCGACCGGGTGGCGTTCGCGGGCGAGGTCGTCGCCGTGGTGGTCGCACGCTCCAAGAAGGAGGCGCAGGACGCCGCCGACCTGGTCGACGTCGACTACGACGAGCTCCCGGTGCTCCTCGACCTCGAGGACGCCGAGAAGGACACCGTCCTCGCGCACCCCGACCTCGGCACGAACAGGTCCGCGCTCTGGGTCTTCGACTCCGGCGAGGCCGGCACCGGCGGTGACGTCGAGCGGGCGCTCGCGCACGCCGACGCCGCCGACGACGAGATCCGGGTCGACCGGACCTACTACCAGCAGCGGCTCATCCCGGCTTTCATGGAACCGCGGTCCACGGTGGTGGACCCGACCAGCGAGCAGATCACGATGTGGTCGGCGACCCAGGTCCCGCACATCCTGCGGCTCATGCTGGCGCTGACCCTCGGCATCCCCGAGTCGAAGGTGCGGGTGATCGCGCCCGACGTCGGTGGCGGTTTCGGCGGCAAGCTCCAGGTGACGCCCGAAGAGGTCATCACGATGCTCGCCGCACGGCGTACGGGCAAGCCCTGCAAGTACACGGAGACCCGCTCGGAGTCCCTGGTCGCGGCCCACCACGGGCGAGCGCAGGTGCAGCGCCTCAGCCTCTCCGCGACCCGCGACGGCGTCGTGACGGGCCTCAAGGTCGCGCTCCTCGCCGACATGGGCGCCTACCTCGGTCTGGTCACGTCGGGCGTGCCGATCCTGGGAGCGTTCATGTTCCCGGCGATCTACAAGATCCCGGCCTACCGGTTCGAGTGTACGAACCTGTTCACCAACAAGGTCTGGACCGACGCCTACCGAGGTGCCGGACGTCCCGAGGCGACGTTCGCGATCGAGCGGCTGATGGACGATCTGGCGGCCGAGCTCGACATGGACCCGATCGAGCTTCGCCGCAAGAACTGGATCACGCACGAGGAGTTCCCGTTCACGACCGTGTGCGGGCTCGAGTACGACTCCGGCAACTACGAGGCAGCGACCGCTCGGGCGCTCGAGCTGTTCGGGTACGACGAGCTGCGCGCCGAGCAGAAGCGGCGCAGGGACGAGGGCGACCCCGTCCAGCTCGGCATCGGTGTCTCCACGTTCACCGAGATGTGTGGTCTTGCGCCGTCACGCGTGCTCGGCTCCCTCGACTACGGCGCGGGCGGCTGGGAGTACGCCCAGGTGCGGATGCTGCCGACCGGCAACGTCGAGGTCGTCACCGGCGTGAGTGCGCACGGCCAGGGCCACGAGACGGCGTGGAGCCAGATCGTCGCCGACCGGCTCGGCGTGCCGTTCGAGAACGTCGAGGTGCTCCACGGTGACACCGCGATCGCGCAGAAGGGCCTCGACACGTACGGCTCCCGTTCGCTCGCCGTCGGCGGCATGGCGGTCGTCGCTGCGGCCGACAAGGTGATCGCGAAGGCGAAGGTCATCGCCGCGCACCTGCTCGAGGCTGCCGAGGACGACCTCGAGTTCGCCGACGGCACGTTCACGGTCCGCGGCACCGACCAGGGCGTCGGCCTCGGGGAGGTCTCGCTGGCAACGTTCGCCGCGCACAACCTGCCCGACGGGGTCGAGCCGAGCCTGGACTCCGACGCGACGTTCGACCCGGAGAACTTCTCGTTCCCCCATGGCACGCACCTCGCCGCGATGGAGGTCGACACCGAGACGGGGCAGGTGACGCTGCGCAAGTACGTGTGCGTCGACGACATCGGCAACGTCGTCAACCCGCTCATCGTGGAGGGCCAGGTCCACGGCGGTCTGGCCCAGGGCATCGCGCAGGCGCTCTTCGAGGAGGCGGTCCACGACGACGCCGGGACGCTCGTGACCGGTTCCTTCGTCGACTACCTCGTGCCGAGCGCGGCCGACCTGCCGGCGTTCGTCACCGACCGCACCGAGACGGCGTCCACGACCAACGCGCTCGGCGTGAAGGGAGTGGGGGAGGCCGGGACCATCGCGTCGACGCCCGCGATCGTCAACGGGGTGATCGACGCCGTGCGACATCTCGGAGTCGATGACATCCTCATGCCATGCTCTCCCAGCCGAGTCTGGGCAGCGCTGCAGGGAGCGGACAAGGGCCGGGGGGCCGAAGCCGCCGCACCGACGGTGAACAGCCCCGAGGTCGCCGAACGCGACGTCGCGTCGACGGGCGCGGTCCAGACAGGGACGGACGAGGGGACAGCACAGTGA
- a CDS encoding CGNR zinc finger domain-containing protein, with translation MDFVGYAERAAVLANTPLGSVDEVRAHLAGREWLVPQVTDRDVRVLQRFQRRLRTVFENGGAGETQGAIGALNALLASHRITPLIVPTDDAGTDSGRTASGWRLHVADRAATVADLLVAESLMGLSILVCDLGPGRLGVCASQGCSTAYVDTSPNHSRRYCSDRCSSRSNVAAYRARKKAGTRARRLTSETDGGDA, from the coding sequence ATGGACTTCGTGGGGTACGCCGAGCGCGCCGCAGTGCTCGCGAACACGCCCCTCGGCTCCGTCGACGAGGTCCGCGCACACCTCGCCGGTCGCGAGTGGTTGGTGCCCCAGGTCACCGACCGTGACGTACGGGTGCTCCAGCGCTTCCAGCGTCGCCTCCGCACCGTGTTCGAGAACGGCGGCGCAGGCGAGACCCAGGGCGCGATCGGCGCGCTCAACGCCCTGCTCGCGTCGCACCGGATCACCCCGCTGATCGTCCCCACCGACGACGCCGGCACCGACTCCGGGCGTACGGCGAGCGGCTGGCGACTCCACGTCGCCGACCGTGCGGCGACCGTGGCCGACCTGCTCGTGGCGGAGTCGCTCATGGGCCTGTCGATCCTGGTGTGCGACCTCGGACCCGGACGCCTCGGCGTGTGCGCGTCGCAGGGCTGCAGCACGGCGTACGTGGACACCTCGCCCAACCACTCTCGCCGCTACTGCTCGGACCGGTGCTCGTCCCGGTCGAACGTGGCGGCGTACCGGGCGAGGAAGAAGGCGGGCACCCGAGCGCGCCGCTTGACCAGCGAGACCGATGGAGGAGACGCATGA
- a CDS encoding DNA repair helicase XPB, with amino-acid sequence MTGGPLIVQSDKTLLLEVDHEQAAECRRAIAPFAELERSPEHIHTYRITPLGLWNARAAGHDAEQVVDALMDYSRYPVPHALLVDVAETMARYGRLRLEKHPVHGLVLITTDRPVLEEVVRAKRIQGMLGERLDDDTVAVHPSERGALKQALLKVGWPAEDLAGYVDGEAHPIDLSDVDWHMRPYQAEAVESFWHGGSGVVVLPCGAGKTIVGAGAMAQARATTLILVTNTVSARQWKEELLRRTTLTEDEIGEYSGAKKEIRPVTIATYQVMTTRRKGVYQHLELFDARDWGLIVYDEVHLLPAPIFRMTADLQARRRIGLTATLVREDGHEGDVFSLIGPKRYDAPWKDIEAQGYIAPADCVEVRVTLGDSERIVYATAEADVRYRLAASTARKTEVVERLVEKHRGEPTLVIGQYIDQLDELAERLGAPVIKGETSVKERESLFAAFRTGEIDLLVVSKVANFSVDLPEASVAIQVSGSFGSRQEEAQRLGRLLRPKGDGRTARFYAVVARDTVDAEFAQHRQRFLAEQGYAYRIVDADDL; translated from the coding sequence ATGACCGGCGGCCCGCTGATCGTCCAGTCCGACAAGACGCTCCTGCTCGAGGTGGACCACGAGCAGGCAGCAGAGTGCCGGCGCGCCATCGCCCCGTTCGCGGAGCTGGAGCGATCACCCGAGCACATCCACACCTACCGCATCACGCCGCTCGGGCTGTGGAACGCACGCGCGGCCGGCCACGACGCGGAGCAGGTCGTCGACGCGCTCATGGACTACTCCCGCTACCCCGTCCCGCACGCGCTCCTCGTCGACGTGGCGGAGACGATGGCACGCTACGGGCGGCTCCGGCTCGAGAAGCATCCCGTGCACGGACTGGTCCTGATCACGACCGACCGTCCGGTGCTCGAGGAGGTCGTCCGCGCCAAACGGATCCAGGGAATGCTCGGCGAGCGGCTCGACGACGACACCGTCGCGGTCCACCCCAGCGAGCGGGGCGCCCTCAAGCAGGCCCTCCTCAAGGTCGGCTGGCCCGCCGAGGACCTCGCCGGGTACGTCGACGGTGAGGCGCACCCCATCGACCTGTCCGACGTCGACTGGCACATGCGGCCGTACCAGGCCGAGGCGGTCGAGTCCTTCTGGCACGGCGGCTCCGGTGTCGTCGTCCTCCCCTGCGGCGCCGGCAAGACGATCGTCGGCGCCGGCGCGATGGCCCAGGCCCGCGCGACGACGCTGATCCTGGTCACCAACACGGTCTCGGCGCGGCAGTGGAAAGAGGAGCTGCTCAGGCGGACGACGCTGACCGAGGACGAGATCGGCGAGTACTCCGGCGCCAAGAAGGAGATCCGACCCGTCACCATCGCCACGTACCAGGTGATGACGACCCGACGGAAGGGCGTCTACCAGCACCTCGAGCTGTTCGACGCCCGCGACTGGGGCCTGATCGTGTACGACGAGGTGCACCTGCTCCCGGCGCCCATCTTCAGGATGACCGCCGACCTGCAGGCGCGCCGTCGCATCGGGCTCACCGCGACGCTGGTCCGGGAGGACGGCCACGAGGGTGACGTCTTCAGCCTGATCGGTCCCAAGCGGTACGACGCCCCCTGGAAGGACATCGAGGCGCAGGGCTACATCGCTCCGGCCGACTGCGTCGAGGTCCGGGTGACGCTCGGCGACTCCGAGCGGATCGTCTACGCGACCGCCGAGGCGGACGTGCGCTACCGCCTGGCCGCCTCGACCGCCCGCAAGACCGAGGTCGTCGAGCGGCTGGTCGAGAAGCACCGAGGCGAGCCGACGCTCGTGATCGGCCAGTACATCGACCAGCTCGACGAGCTCGCCGAACGGCTCGGAGCGCCGGTCATCAAGGGAGAGACGTCGGTGAAGGAGCGCGAGTCCCTGTTCGCAGCGTTCCGCACCGGCGAGATCGACCTGCTCGTCGTCTCGAAGGTCGCGAACTTCTCGGTCGACCTGCCCGAGGCGTCGGTCGCGATCCAGGTGTCGGGCTCGTTCGGCTCGCGCCAGGAGGAGGCACAGCGGCTCGGGCGGCTGCTGCGGCCGAAGGGTGACGGCCGTACGGCGCGCTTCTACGCGGTCGTGGCCCGCGACACCGTCGACGCGGAGTTCGCCCAGCACCGCCAGCGCTTCCTGGCCGAGCAGGGCTACGCCTACCGGATCGTCGACGCCGACGACCTCTGA
- a CDS encoding (2Fe-2S)-binding protein yields the protein MAKKPISLTVDGVRYADDVEPRTLLVQYLREQLGKTGTLVGCDTTNCGACTVHLDGRSIKSCTMFAVQADGHEVTTIEGIAAADGTLHPMQQAFHECHALQCGFCTPGMIMQSIDLANEHPEPDEATVRENLEGNLCRCTGYQNIVKAVQAGAKEMGGAAAPASTEAGVA from the coding sequence ATGGCAAAGAAGCCGATCAGTCTCACCGTCGACGGGGTGCGGTACGCCGACGACGTCGAACCGCGAACTCTTCTCGTCCAGTACCTCCGCGAGCAGCTCGGCAAGACCGGGACCCTCGTGGGCTGCGACACCACCAACTGCGGCGCCTGCACGGTGCACCTCGACGGGCGCAGCATCAAGTCCTGCACGATGTTCGCCGTCCAGGCAGACGGCCACGAGGTGACCACCATCGAGGGCATCGCTGCCGCTGACGGCACGCTGCACCCGATGCAGCAGGCGTTCCACGAGTGCCACGCCCTCCAGTGCGGCTTCTGCACGCCAGGCATGATCATGCAGTCCATCGACCTCGCCAACGAGCACCCGGAGCCCGACGAGGCGACCGTGCGCGAGAACCTCGAGGGCAACCTGTGCCGGTGCACCGGTTACCAGAACATCGTCAAGGCGGTCCAGGCCGGCGCGAAGGAGATGGGCGGCGCAGCGGCGCCGGCCTCCACCGAGGCAGGTGTGGCATGA
- a CDS encoding SRPBCC family protein, protein MELTHTFTVPAPIETTWAAFNDLESIAPCMPGATVEVVDENDFTGTIKIKLGPISLIYGGSGTYVERDEAQRRVVIDARGKDKRGQGTAGAKVTARLFPEADGTRVEVQTDLAITGKPAQFGRGVMQDVSDKLLSQFVGCISDRLTTPAPAVEPSPAVEPSPAVEPSPAVEPAGGRHSAPVREAESGDVAQPAAAPVAAPAPAPIGGPSGDTLATEAAELDLGATVVPVLARRYAPRMLVGLLVAFVLWRLVRSRRRS, encoded by the coding sequence ATGGAGCTCACGCACACCTTCACCGTCCCCGCACCGATCGAGACGACCTGGGCCGCGTTCAACGACCTCGAGTCCATCGCCCCCTGCATGCCCGGGGCGACGGTGGAGGTGGTCGACGAGAACGACTTCACAGGCACGATCAAGATCAAGCTCGGGCCGATCTCACTGATCTACGGCGGGTCGGGGACGTACGTCGAGCGTGACGAGGCCCAGCGTCGGGTCGTGATCGATGCGCGGGGCAAGGACAAGCGAGGACAGGGCACGGCGGGGGCGAAGGTGACCGCACGGCTCTTCCCGGAAGCAGACGGCACGCGGGTCGAGGTGCAGACCGATCTCGCGATCACCGGGAAGCCCGCGCAGTTCGGTCGCGGGGTGATGCAGGACGTCAGCGACAAGCTGTTGTCGCAGTTCGTCGGCTGCATCAGCGACCGTCTGACCACTCCTGCTCCCGCGGTCGAGCCGTCTCCGGCGGTCGAGCCGTCTCCGGCGGTCGAGCCGTCTCCGGCGGTCGAGCCGGCCGGCGGGCGTCACTCCGCCCCGGTGCGCGAGGCTGAGTCCGGCGACGTCGCGCAGCCTGCTGCGGCTCCGGTCGCCGCACCCGCTCCCGCGCCGATCGGAGGGCCGTCCGGCGACACGCTCGCGACGGAGGCTGCAGAGCTCGACCTGGGTGCGACCGTGGTGCCCGTGCTCGCACGCCGGTACGCCCCGCGCATGCTCGTCGGTCTCCTGGTGGCGTTCGTCCTGTGGCGGCTGGTGAGGAGCCGGCGCAGATCCTGA
- a CDS encoding FAD binding domain-containing protein, translated as MIPTAFEYESPGTVEDAVRLLAEGGDDVKVLAGGQSLIPVLKLRLAGPELIVDLGRIDGLRGIREEGDELVIGSMTPHHDVATSGLVRDHAALLAEAAGTVADPQVRHRGTFGGALVHADPAGDLPAPALALGASFEITGPSGARTVAADDFFVDLFTTAVGEDEILTAVRIPKRTGWGAAYEKFVRVSQQWSIVGVAATLRVEGGTIAEARLGLTNMGSTPVRPTAVEQALIGVAPVKDAVEAAVAGVSDGTTPPDDLNGSADYRRHLARVLTQRAVVRGATA; from the coding sequence GTGATTCCGACAGCGTTCGAGTACGAGTCTCCGGGCACGGTGGAGGACGCCGTACGCCTGCTGGCCGAGGGCGGCGACGACGTGAAGGTCCTCGCCGGCGGGCAGAGCCTGATCCCGGTCCTCAAGCTCCGTCTCGCCGGGCCCGAGCTCATCGTCGACCTCGGTCGCATCGACGGGCTGCGTGGCATCCGCGAGGAGGGCGACGAGCTCGTCATCGGGTCCATGACCCCGCACCACGACGTCGCGACGAGCGGACTCGTCCGTGACCACGCCGCTCTGCTGGCCGAGGCTGCCGGCACCGTGGCCGATCCTCAGGTGCGCCATCGCGGCACGTTCGGCGGGGCGCTCGTCCACGCGGATCCCGCCGGCGACCTGCCGGCGCCGGCTCTCGCGCTGGGTGCGAGCTTCGAGATCACAGGCCCGTCGGGCGCACGGACGGTGGCCGCGGACGACTTCTTCGTCGACCTGTTCACCACCGCTGTCGGCGAGGACGAGATCCTCACCGCCGTGCGGATCCCGAAGCGCACCGGGTGGGGAGCCGCATACGAGAAGTTCGTGCGCGTCTCCCAGCAGTGGTCGATCGTCGGTGTCGCGGCGACCCTCCGTGTCGAGGGCGGCACGATCGCGGAGGCGCGGCTGGGGCTGACCAACATGGGTTCGACACCGGTACGCCCGACCGCCGTGGAGCAGGCCCTGATCGGTGTCGCGCCGGTGAAGGACGCCGTCGAGGCCGCGGTGGCCGGCGTTTCCGACGGTACGACTCCGCCCGACGACCTCAACGGCTCTGCGGACTACCGCCGGCACCTTGCCCGCGTCCTCACGCAGCGTGCCGTGGTGCGGGGGGCGACCGCCTGA
- a CDS encoding acylphosphatase, which produces MEAAARESAVHVVVRGRVQGVFYRDTLRRRADAAGVRGWVRNTEDGAVEALLVGRPTAVDRLIEWMRSGPEDAVVLKLVTEPATDPGVDTFEVRP; this is translated from the coding sequence ATGGAGGCTGCGGCGCGCGAGAGCGCGGTCCACGTCGTCGTCCGGGGACGCGTCCAGGGCGTGTTCTACCGGGACACGCTGCGGCGCCGTGCCGACGCGGCGGGTGTTCGCGGATGGGTCCGCAACACCGAAGACGGGGCTGTCGAGGCGCTTCTGGTCGGGCGGCCGACCGCCGTCGATCGGCTGATCGAGTGGATGCGTTCCGGTCCAGAGGATGCCGTGGTCCTCAAGCTCGTGACCGAGCCGGCGACCGACCCGGGCGTCGACACGTTCGAGGTCCGGCCATGA
- a CDS encoding calcium-binding protein, with the protein MTSTTVRHSLALGAASLLGISGLALATGTAAAAPNATCGGLRATIVGTSGDDEIRGTNGRDVIAGLGGEDEIAGLGGNDVICGGAGEDDIEGGSGHDRLRGGSGEDDIEGDSGNDRIWGGSGGDDLQGGSGNDRIRGGSGNDDIEGDRGRDRLWGGAGNDKLEGGAGRDWLRGGAGRDRVYQGSDDD; encoded by the coding sequence ATGACCAGCACCACGGTTCGCCACAGCCTCGCCCTCGGAGCCGCATCCCTGCTCGGGATCTCCGGGCTCGCTCTCGCGACAGGCACGGCCGCAGCAGCCCCGAACGCGACCTGCGGCGGGCTCCGGGCCACGATCGTCGGCACGAGCGGCGACGACGAGATCCGCGGCACGAACGGCCGCGACGTCATCGCCGGGCTCGGCGGCGAGGACGAGATCGCGGGACTCGGCGGCAACGACGTCATCTGCGGGGGCGCCGGAGAGGACGACATCGAGGGCGGGTCCGGCCACGACCGCCTCCGCGGCGGCAGCGGGGAGGACGACATCGAGGGCGACTCGGGCAACGACCGCATCTGGGGCGGTTCGGGGGGCGACGACCTGCAGGGCGGCTCAGGCAACGACCGCATCCGCGGCGGGTCGGGCAACGACGACATCGAGGGCGACCGCGGCCGTGACCGCCTCTGGGGCGGCGCGGGCAACGACAAGCTCGAAGGCGGAGCGGGCCGGGACTGGCTCCGAGGCGGGGCAGGTCGCGACCGGGTCTACCAGGGCTCGGACGACGACTGA